The genomic window CACACAGATTCTAGAAATAGGTGCATGAAATGTTTATTTagtacattattttaaagaattcttGTAGACACaattatttgtataaatgtACAATTTGTAtgaattggaattaaattttaaacaaagttaattGAAAAAGAATGTTCAAGATTTTATGTTATGCACTCAAGgtgcagaaaattatttttttgcagtacataaatattttaatataatcaaTATCTCCAATGGGTTTacttacttttaaaattgtaGATATTTCTGTAGTACTCGGTGCAGGTACTCTAATGGGTAAACAACGAGATTGAATAGCAGGTATGACAGGTGACAAGGATGTAGCACAAAGGATCAGTCTGCAATTCCCCgaatatttttccattgttCTTCTTAGTGCATGCTGTGCATCTTTAGTCAAATTATCAACCTCAGTAAGAACTACAACCTTAAATTCCCTCTGATTATTCGTCGTAGCTATCTGCTGGGTTTGAGCAATATTCTTGATCAAATCCATTACTATAACTCTGTCGTATATGCCCACGTCTGAAGGGTTTATTTCAATATGATAAGTGCTGTTTACAGTCATGATTTCTACCTTTTTATTTGAGGGGGTTACAACTGTTATTGTTTCTATCTTCAGTCGTTCGACACCGGGTCCGAATAACTCTCGCAGGATGCACATAACTCGAGTTTTTTTGCCAGCACCACTGGGGCCATAGATTAGTAAGTGTGGAAAATCGCTACTTGCCACAAGGTTTTTCAGTTCTTGCGCTTGCTGTATATGATAATCCAGGGTGCCCAAATCCTTTGGACGGTATTTATCTGCCCATAATAAActcattttgctttaaattctGGATTTATTTACTTATGCATGTGACAGTGTGAGAGTAAACAATAACAAGAAAAAGCGGGAAAAACATAACCTTTAAAATTTGacattactttaaaataagtGTTGCCAACAGGAGAAATTGAGTATATAGTGACGACAAATcactttaaattattgtattctgTATTTTAAGTTTGCcaaatactaatttttattcaaattacttatgaaaataaattaaacgagTTTATAAGGTTCCTACtgtgttttttataattttattactccACATTTATGACGATCGATTTTAAAAAAGCGCCTTAAAGAGGCGGGGCTTATTTTGGTTCCTAAGGTGGCTGCGCCTTAGTcatataagatattttttcataacttaTCAAACTATTCGCCTAATATGAGCAGTTTTTATATCACGATAAAACATTAATGCTTTTCTCAGatcttttccaataattttaaaggtcaaaaacactaaatactattaaaagttgaataaaaaagtgtttaatATGACTAACTCAAGCAATTTCCGATTCCTGTTATGCGTCGTCAGGGCGACGCGTGTGTGACAACAACAAATGCGCAGTCTCAGATGTCaaagttttaattgattttcacTTTTGGCCTCTCTCCTTGTCGATTCATTCATTTCATATCCATTTTGCATTCGGTGAATTGAACGTATCCGTAGGCTCAGCCTGACTCgcagtttttagtttttaaaccgCATTTTTACCCGTGAAATAGAACTATTGTTTGTCTTAAGAGCGTTTTATACCATATTAGGCTAATATTGTTAAGATTTGATGTAGATTATTAGTATATTTGATATTAGAACGAAACCCAAGTTGTCCTTTGTCTTGCCCAAGTATAATAATGGGCGTTGGCTCAGTACTGTGTAACATACCTGGGTAGTTTACGTATTATTTTAGGCggttataattgaaaaaaatgattatagCAACTAATTCTTAAGGCAATAGACTATATGCGTTGCACCAAAGACATTTTCATAGAGTGAAATTAGTGACCCGTTAAAGCTACAATATGGTAAGATTGACTCGCAACTTCGTAGATTTAAGGCTAT from Anthonomus grandis grandis chromosome 13, icAntGran1.3, whole genome shotgun sequence includes these protein-coding regions:
- the LOC126743756 gene encoding replication factor C subunit 3, with the protein product MSLLWADKYRPKDLGTLDYHIQQAQELKNLVASSDFPHLLIYGPSGAGKKTRVMCILRELFGPGVERLKIETITVVTPSNKKVEIMTVNSTYHIEINPSDVGIYDRVIVMDLIKNIAQTQQIATTNNQREFKVVVLTEVDNLTKDAQHALRRTMEKYSGNCRLILCATSLSPVIPAIQSRCLPIRVPAPSTTEISTILKKTCKNEGLTLTTTLADKIAASVNGNLRRALLICETCKVEGNLIENRPIPQPDWKRFIERTSDLITSQQNLTTLIAVREHLYELLANGIPPEIVLKELLISLVLKCDRDMVPQVLREAAIYEHRMTQGSKHIVHLEGFVSKFMVMYQINLQNMMKGF